The Cytobacillus firmus genome segment CTTTTCCTCTGAATGCACTCAGGACGCTGCGGCTCGTGCTCATCTATAAGGAATCTTATTATCCAGGGAGGAATTAGATATGTGGATTTAAACACTATTTTTACAGGACCGGATCCAAATGTTTGAGTATGAGAACAGGGAAGAAGCAAGAATTGAGCTAAAGAAAGCAAAAGGATGCAAAATTCTATTTGAGATCATTCACTATAGGGATTTTGAAAATAAATAAAATTCTCTTGGACAGCCGGTATACTAATCTGGGAAAAGACCTTCTTCCATTGAAGGTCTTTTTTTTATTAGATAAACAGCTGCCTATTTTGATTAGAATTAAGAAAACAAAGATAAAATCCGTTTAAGAACTATTGACTAACATCAAACGTTAGTTTAATATGTTTGTTATAAAACAAACAAATTTTTATTTTGTTTAGAAAAATTAGGGTGTGTTTAACCGATGGAATTTTCAAATCAATTCTGGGACGCTTCTTTAGAGGAGCTAAAACAGGGTTACATGGAAGAAAAAGAGACATACACTTGCCTGTTATGCGGGGAAAAGACGGAAAAAGGGATTGTATACCCATATAAAGATCGATTTTACGAAGCGGAGCGGTATATACGCATTCATATTGAAACGGAGCATATATCGGTTTTTGACTATCTGCTTTCGATGGATAAGAAGCTTACAGGGCTTACGGATCATCAGAAAAGTCTTCTGCAGCTTTTTTATCAGGGGAAAAGCGATAAGGATATTCAGAAGAAGCTGGACATGGGGAGTACCTCGACCATTCGCCATCACCGTTTTGCCTTAAAAGAAAAGGAACGTCAGGCGAAGACTTTCCTTGCAATCATGGAATTGCTGAAGGAAAAGGATGAGCACGCACCAGCATTCCTGCCGGTCCATAAAACAGCCACGATGGTGGATGAACGCTACAACATTACAGAGGGGGAACAGGAGAAAATCCTAAAGAAATACTTTCCCGAGGGTGCCGATAAACCCCTTGCAAAGTTTCCGCCAAGAGAGAAGCAAAGGCTTATTGTGCTGCGGGAAATTGCCGGCAGACTGAAGGCCGAACACACATATGGCGAGAAAGAGTTAAATCAGGCACTAGAGGCCATTTATGAGGACTATGCGTTGATCAGAAGGTATTTGATCGATTATGGATTTTTAGACCGAAAGCCAGATGGCAGCGAGTATTGGCTTAAAAAATAGAAAAACGGGGGATTACCATGGAACGCAAACGAGAATTAAAGCAGCAGTTTAAAGAAACGCCCATTGAAGCTGGGGTTTATCAAATTAAAAATACAGTGAACAATAAAATCTTCATTGGAAGCACCAATAATTTAAAAAGCTTGAACGGGGTCAGATTCTCACTCGAAACAAACACCTACATGCCTAATCGGGAGCTGCAGGACGAATGGAATCAGTTTGGGAAAGAGGCTTTTGAAATTGACATTCTTGAAAAGCTGAAAAAGAAGGATGATCCGTATTTCAACGAGAAGGAAGCGCTGGAGAAGCTTGAGGAAAAGTGGCTGGAGGAGCTGCAGCCGTTTGGGAAAAAGGGTATAACACGAAAAAATGACGTGTGGGGTTCCCACACGTCATTTCTTTAGGCTTGTTTAGCCAGCAAGGATTCCTTCAGCCAATTCTTCCCCTCAACAATCCGGCTGACCATCATGGCCGATACCGTGTTGCCGGCTGAATTCAGGAGGGTAGCCGGTGCATCAATGATCGTAGAGATAACTGCGATGATCGGCAGCACTTCTGGCGGGAATCCGAACACGCTCAAGATGAGCATTTCGCCAATCATTCCGCCGCCAGG includes the following:
- a CDS encoding DUF2087 domain-containing protein, with translation MEFSNQFWDASLEELKQGYMEEKETYTCLLCGEKTEKGIVYPYKDRFYEAERYIRIHIETEHISVFDYLLSMDKKLTGLTDHQKSLLQLFYQGKSDKDIQKKLDMGSTSTIRHHRFALKEKERQAKTFLAIMELLKEKDEHAPAFLPVHKTATMVDERYNITEGEQEKILKKYFPEGADKPLAKFPPREKQRLIVLREIAGRLKAEHTYGEKELNQALEAIYEDYALIRRYLIDYGFLDRKPDGSEYWLKK
- a CDS encoding GIY-YIG nuclease family protein, which codes for MERKRELKQQFKETPIEAGVYQIKNTVNNKIFIGSTNNLKSLNGVRFSLETNTYMPNRELQDEWNQFGKEAFEIDILEKLKKKDDPYFNEKEALEKLEEKWLEELQPFGKKGITRKNDVWGSHTSFL